actcaaaattgagctcaggtttcatcctgtttccattgatcatccttgagatgcttctacaacttgattggagtccacctgtggtaaattcaattgattggacaggatttggaaaagcacacctatctatataaggtcccgcacagctgacagtgcatgtcagagtaaaaccAAGccgaaggaactgtccgtagagaaCCAagaccgatggtcactctgacagaactccagggttcctctgtgatgatgggagaaccttccaaaaggacaaccatctctgtagcactccaccaatcaggcctttatggtagagtggccagacggaagccactcctcagtaaaaggcacatgacagcccgcttggagtttgccaaaaatgcacctaaaggactctcagatgaaaccgagattgaactctttggcctgaatgccaagcgtcacgtctggaggaaacttggcatcatccctacggtgaagcatggtggtggcagcatcatgctgtggggatgtttttcagcggcagggactgggagactagtcaggatcgagggaaaaaatgaacagagcaaagtacagagatccttaatgaaaacctgctccagagcgctcagtacctcagactggggtgaaggttcaccttccaacaggacaacgatcctaagcacacaaccaagacaacgcaggcgtgagttcgggacaagtctctgaatgtccttgagtggcccagccagagcctggacatgaacccgatcgaacatctctggagagacctgaaaatagctgtgcagaaacgctccccatccaacctgacagagcttgagaggatctacagagaagaatgggagaaactccccaaatacaggtgtgccaaacttgtagcattATACCAAGAAgacgcaaggctgtaattgctgccaaaggtgcttcaacaaagtaaacgtctgaatacttatgtaaatgtaaaatttcagtttgaaaatgttataaattatgaaacatttctaaaaacctgattttgctttgtcattatggggtattgtgtgtaaatgagtggaaaaaatgatttaataaatTTGAATAAGGATgtttacgtaacaaaatgtggaaaaagtgaaggggtctgaatatttacgaATGCACTGCACTAATGTATAACGTATATGTTGGAGTATCTTTTAATGTATATATCAAACTATATTTTTGTCATGTAATACTGTgtataaaagtaccatgtatgtaaaaatgtatgaataatGTATATGTAACAAAATAGCGATTAAAACCTCAAATGTAAAACTTATTTACTTTTGTTCTCCGGAGAGGAGGTGTGGTGGATaggccaatatatatatatatatattttttgaaacatTATGTCTCTCACCCCAGTTCTTTGCAGAGAATGATCTTGGGACAGAAGAACTCATCCACAGCTGACTGAATGGGATCTCTAGGGGGCAGCTCATGAGGAGGACTGGGATGGAAGAAAAAGGGTAAGAAGCCTAACTCTGAACACCGTGTAGTGAAACCAGGTAAAAGCTATggtcctttattgatgtcacttgttaaatccacttcaaatcagtgtagatgaagggaatgaGACAtgttaaataattatttttaagcctcgagacaattgagaccaATTGTGTATGtgagccattcagagggtgaatggacaagacaaaatatgtaagtgcctttgaacgggatatatatatttaactagtAGACGTAAGCACcagtttgtcaagaactgcaacgtttcTGGGTTTTTCAAGGTCAACAGTTTCCCATATGTATCAAGAataatccaccacccaaaggacatccagataATTTGacaacagtgggaagcattgaagtcaacatgggtcagcatttCTGTggatgcttttgacaccttgtagagtccatgcctcaacaaattgaggctgttctgagggcaaaggcaGGGGAGGTTCATGCAACTCGATATTAGgacggtgttcttaatgttttgtacactgcgtCTTTATAACTTTCTCAAGATAGTTCATCTGTGTCGTTTTCAATGGGAGCAAATAAAGCATAGTGGGTAGAACAAGCAGGGAGGTGGGCAGAGCAAGCACGcgctagtgagatcctattgtCACGTTCTAGCATGCATTTCaatatttctgtttgaaaaatgtCTTCTCTGTGAAGTGCACGTGTGCAATAACTAAATTAGCCCTTGCACTCCTTGtaaatctacctcatccccatattattacttaccctcttgctcttctgcaccccagtatctctacttgcacatcatcatctgcacatctatcactccagtattaatgctaaattgtaattatttcacctctatagcctatttattgcctacctccctagatttgcacatagatttttctattttctattgtgttactgactgtacgtttgtttatgtgtaactatgtgttgttgtttttgtcgcactgctttgcttaatcttggccaggtcgcagttgtaaatgagaacttgttctcaactggcctacctggttaaataaaataaaaggtgaaaaataaataaacaacgcAATGTTTTGTAACTTTGGCAGAGTGCACTAAGTTATGTAGACATgcctctgttcataacagatttgAGTTTTGTGACCAGAAAACTGGACTGAGATTGGGTTTTTCTTCGATGAGAAAAATCAGCAGAAGGTCGGCCCAATTCcatagatgggttagctgacaacgtcacgaGAACGAAGCCCACGCTACAAATGGGGCAGAAGTCCATGTGTTGTGATTCTGGACGGCCTGATAGTTAGTTTCTTGTTATGGTTGCTGTCACGTGGGGAATCATAAGTTGCTCGTTTGTTGGTTTCATCATGTTCTTgacaccatgtcttgttttgaggtatttgactgatttcatgacaatgctaatatggcaaaaattTGCTGGCTATCTAACCAACAACTGTcacgatgtatttgagagacaacaagtgctcattgtgcaaatgtttttgttttcaataaacattgataaCAAAATATATTGTTTACATGTCAACAGTCTAAGCCAATAGTTGCGCAAGCGTCGGTTTTGTTGCAAAAAAAAAACCTGTCTGTACTCTCCCACTGCTGGCCACACTGGGCTTCCTATCGAATGGAAATTCCAACCAGATGCTTCAGATTTATAGATCCAGTGAAACTCTATCCACCACCAGTATCAGGCTACATACATGTACTGTATTTACACTAACCTAATCCACGTAAATTCCAACCTCAAAGAAAAGTACCAATAACAAAAACTTAAAATAGTGGTTGGGATTTGATAATGGGCACAATATAATCCACTGTGGACATGCAGCCCACCGTGGGTAAACATGACTTTATAAGGCTCTGGCAGAGACTGGACCAGAGCTGTTAAGAAACCAAACACACTTCATCATTTCATACTATGATCATTAGAAAGCTGAACCTTATTTTAGTCAAGCAGCGTGTCAAGGGGGCGAAATAAAAGCCTCTTGAAGACAGAAGTGTAGACCAGCTTTCCAGAAGAATTAGCATTGCAAGCAATAGAGACATGGAAGGTCCTCCCATTTGAACTCATAGCTTTTTGGCTACCTTATTTATAGTGAATCGCTTTTGGTTTTCATACAAATTAAGGATTACTGGTCTCTGATCAGAAGCTGAACAAGCTCTGGGAGATATAGTGTAAAGCAAATCCTCCCACACTAACCAGAATTCAGATTTTGGCTTATGGCTTTTGCCTCTCTTACTTGATGTTGATGGTTTTCTGTATGAACTCCTGGAAACGAGCAGGACAGCTCCAGTTGGTGCACAGACTCTCCTGCATGGTAGACATCATTGTCTCCAAGTTCTTGGTGAAGTTCTCATGTTCATTACCAAACAGGTCGATCTCCAACGCTGCATGGTGGATCACTGAGCGGTACTGCCTCTTGGACATCCTGTCCCAGATCCACAGCATCTTAACGGTGGTGTAGTCATACGAGTCCATCAGGTAGAGGAAATGCTCCACAAACTGCCTGCCCAGGAATATGCCCACCTCCCGGGGAAAGCTCTGGTTGTCTCTCAAAATTACATAAAGAATCATGAGGAACCCATCGATGGTGCAGGTGTTCTTTAAGCTTATCTTAACATACAGAGGGGTGCATGAGATGGCCTTCCTCCCTGCCCTGATGGTGTAGACGCCCCCCCATGGGAGCACAGGCCTCCAAAAGGAACGGTCCTCTTCATCATTGTTGTTGATGGATGCACGGATCTCCTCAAACAATGTCTTGGTCCTAGGGAAACGTGAAGGTACGTTATCATTCGCTCTGGGTTGAAGTTGCCCTTAAAAAAATTACTTATCCTTTACAATCAAATCCCAAAAAATTAAATGGAatgttatagaagggtccagacactttttttcacattttacaGAAACTTACCCCTAACAGCATTCCCTCATTCTTGTTGTGTCGTATGGGGGCCCTGAAAAAATATTAACAAAATCTCCCAAAACGTCCTTTTAGAGACGGCAAAGATGTCAGTATTGTGATGCATGTCTTTAGATGTCGTTCCATTTTTCGTGTATCCTGCTGCTACAGGTAACTaggaaaataaaggaaacaccaacatagtgcattaatagggcgttgggccaccacaagcTGCCAGAAAAGCTTCACTGTGCCTCGGcacagattctacaagtgtctggaacttccTGTGTTGAAACACCCCATGCTttcaatatacactacatgtCCACCTACTTTTGGCCACCtccttgtcaaacatctcattccaaaatcaggggcattaatatggagttggtcccccctttgctgctataacagcctccactctcctgggaaggttttccactagatgttgcaacattgctgcggggacttgcttccattcacaagagcattactgaggtcgggcactgactttgggcgattaggcctggctcacagtcggcgttccaattcatccaaaatgtgtttgatggggttgaggtggcggttctgtgcaggccagtcaagttcttccacaccgatcttgacaaaccatttctgtatggaccttgctttgtgcacaggggcattgttatgctgaaacaggaaagggccttccccaaactgttgcaacaaagttggaagcagagaatcgtctagaatgtcattgtatgctggtgtaaagatttcccttcactggaactaaggggcctagtccgaaccatgaaaaacagacccagaccatcattcctcctccacttcacaataacaaccggggcagctctagcagggcagaaattttatgaactgacttattggaaaggtggcatcctatgacggtgccatgttgaaagtcactgagctcttcagtatgttTATGGCGACTGCATGGTTGTATGCTCGGTTTTATACAccagtcagcaacgggtgtggctgaaatagccgaatccacaaatttgaaggggtgtcctcatacctctggccatgtagtgtactttatatccctcatttactcaagtgtttcttttttttgagcagtgacCTGCAAAATGGACCGAGAAGTAGAGCTCGAGTCGCAACAAAATGGAACATAACGTTACGGATAAAGTTTGGAATTACATAATTTCGTGTACAATAGCTAAAGAAATGCATCACTACACTGACAGCTTTGCCGTTTCTAAAAGGatgtatttgggtgtttttggagccttTGTTCATACTTTTCGGGGCCCCCATACTACACAAGGATGAGGAAGTGATTTGCTGTTTGGGGTAAGTTAAAACATGTGAAATCACAAAAAAGCTGTCTAGACCCTTCTATAACATACcatttacataaaaaaaatagAATGTGGTTAAATAAAATTCCCCCAAAACACTTATCCTTTTAGCACAGTTCGATGATCAGCTTATACCCTCCTCAAAACCTTACCTTCATCTTCCTTATGATTAATAAGGGTTTACCTGCATGGGATTGGTTAAGGAAGGTATTCATAATTTACAAAATTACTAAATAATTAAGTTACATATGAGTGTGCATGGCAATACATCCCTCATGCCAGGGGTCATCCCATCTTGTAGCAAGCCAACTGTCAGATCTGAGGATGACATGCATAATTGCAATGCAAACCCTGGTAGCTAGTTACATAAtgcatatttaaaaatatatatatgataaACGTTTAGTCAGCATAATTTAATAAATCGAATTGAAAACTAACATGGCAGCTAGCTATAATTAATGCTCCCCTGCATGTAACTTCGATACTTTTGACATTCAGGTTACAACACACACTGGGGTGTAATCAATCCAAACAGTTAAACCCAAATAAaacgagtttctattggacaaatgcaggtaggtccctccccgtttcgttcGCATCCGTTTAAGTAACGTTTTGCAACTGAATCAGGGTTTGACTAGCCTGCTGCATAAATTCTCCTGGCCTGCAGCTttttttcagatttgacatttacgcatcaggttaggagaattatgtTAAGATTAGGAACATATTTAGGGCTAGctaaaatacaacaaaaaaatctacTTTTGACGTTAATTTGATAAAAGCAGTATCCCTTCTAGCCATTACCACATAACCAGCGTAATGAATACGCCCCTGGTATACACCAGCTGCTAGTAGACGTTAGCTTAGCAGACCATCTAACgttactagctagttagctaactatctCCATTGTAACTAGTGCAGTCTTCACTCCCCCCCCGTTTTAGTGCCTTTAAGTGTGGATGCAATATTTCCGAATGTTGATGTCGGGTTATCTACCAATGTTTTCAAAGAGATGTATTGGTTGGTTAGTCTAGCTAGCTAGATCACATGCAAGTTAgcttagcagctagctagcaaacgttagtAACGTTACCTTTCAATTTGCAGACTCTCTTCGGTGCTCGAAATCAGGGTTTTGAGGTCTTCTGTTTCAGTCAAAATGCAGAATTTGCTCTCCATCGTTCTCTGTATTTCTTCATGTCTTAATTCAGGCCAACAGCCAGAAATCCTTCTCTATAACCCTCGAGAAAGCTTGGCACTCAGCAAGCTTCAAAACATCCAAAGCAATGTCATGTAACGCCCATTGCTTCGCGTGACCACGCCTATAAACAGTGGTTGGTTTACGCCCTTCATCTCTTTCTTTCAGCAATTCAATGCTGCCACCTGCTGTCTGAGACATTTTtgcttttcattacattttcctTTCAACA
The sequence above is a segment of the Salvelinus fontinalis isolate EN_2023a chromosome 15, ASM2944872v1, whole genome shotgun sequence genome. Coding sequences within it:
- the LOC129811590 gene encoding uncharacterized protein C14orf28 homolog — its product is MESKFCILTETEDLKTLISSTEESLQIERTKTLFEEIRASINNNDEEDRSFWRPVLPWGGVYTIRAGRKAISCTPLYVKISLKNTCTIDGFLMILYVILRDNQSFPREVGIFLGRQFVEHFLYLMDSYDYTTVKMLWIWDRMSKRQYRSVIHHAALEIDLFGNEHENFTKNLETMMSTMQESLCTNWSCPARFQEFIQKTININPPHELPPRDPIQSAVDEFFCPKIILCKELGCNGLREFSQRVFCHGPPPFVILNMQLWKSEELSYVPYHLALSQHRYSLEGATLFNKEEHHYSAAFQIDGYWMHYDGLRSDNLILLNKPPELLLLSSLVYIRASDK